One stretch of Microvirga lotononidis DNA includes these proteins:
- a CDS encoding glycoside hydrolase family 73 protein, with protein sequence MAKRSQSARSAVSPQDKFIDAYTDFALDVAEVTGMAPEVVLGQAALESGWGKSVAGNNMFGIKGAGQSVVTHEDIPGVGMTKVTDSFRAYSNPLDSFMDYGDLMGNSRYGHIGKNQTVDQQIASIGKSGYATDRNYGRKLGGVVDIIQANKTFQNKVVGNATASIPVADAFLGDIGVPVNRIDVSSIPDLTPAREAGFSLEGWQPDFGTYSPIGPAGFAGYSGITPYSDVSSGLLSPGNIDLDNRPMVENPDGTISTVRSMSINVDGVEALVPTVSDDGRLLSDEEAIDQFRATGQHLGLFDTPEAATAYAEQLHKAQEAQYLGDPWADFSSITAGTAFDPLTSISPSAPAAPNFSDVELGTYPDITADMYSSPMESFAPVDTAPVNLSDVPTGPQPSGFSAGLGEGPWGATPDFSAPSLEARNAMDRFNGAMQVRNTTAPDLTNEAIAQSLMNEIAPQTPAMAPAPVASVTQAPSVSSTAPMGDIPDEFGPNFPSATPQSAPQAVTRAAPQSAPVSLPSAPAPSPTRTQQQVAKDFDLPSFDLGLPSLPSPSLRGIGSTLGLMDPIEKTSFMDAMANPQIAQGWSPGFLDTRLGKATTGAAMGFLTGGPFGAVTNGLYSGLDIGGMFSNAFDRYANAYSNLTPDDFAAFGLDGNWTDREPTRNTGRESGARVGDGSYSEFSGYNDNNPQGIL encoded by the coding sequence ATGGCGAAAAGATCACAATCGGCGCGTTCGGCAGTTAGCCCGCAAGACAAGTTCATCGACGCCTACACAGACTTCGCACTTGATGTGGCCGAAGTCACCGGTATGGCTCCCGAGGTCGTTCTCGGACAAGCTGCGTTAGAGAGCGGCTGGGGCAAGTCGGTTGCCGGCAACAATATGTTCGGCATCAAGGGTGCCGGCCAGTCCGTCGTCACCCACGAGGACATTCCCGGCGTGGGGATGACGAAGGTTACGGACAGCTTCCGCGCCTACAGCAACCCGCTCGACTCCTTCATGGATTACGGCGACCTGATGGGGAACAGCCGCTACGGCCATATCGGCAAGAACCAAACGGTTGACCAGCAGATCGCCTCCATTGGCAAGTCCGGCTACGCGACCGACCGCAACTACGGCCGCAAGCTCGGTGGCGTGGTCGATATCATCCAGGCCAACAAGACCTTCCAGAACAAGGTTGTCGGGAATGCCACCGCCAGCATCCCCGTGGCCGATGCCTTCCTCGGGGACATAGGGGTTCCCGTCAACCGAATAGACGTTTCCTCGATCCCCGATTTGACACCCGCCCGCGAGGCGGGTTTTTCTTTGGAGGGGTGGCAACCGGACTTCGGCACCTATAGCCCAATTGGGCCTGCGGGGTTCGCGGGATATTCCGGCATCACGCCATACTCTGATGTCTCCTCTGGGCTGCTCTCGCCGGGCAATATCGACCTCGATAACAGGCCGATGGTCGAGAACCCGGATGGGACAATCAGCACGGTTCGTTCCATGTCCATCAACGTGGATGGGGTGGAAGCTCTGGTCCCGACTGTGAGCGACGATGGGCGCCTTCTGTCCGATGAAGAGGCTATCGACCAGTTCAGGGCAACGGGCCAACACCTCGGGTTGTTCGACACCCCAGAGGCGGCAACGGCCTATGCGGAGCAACTACACAAGGCCCAAGAGGCGCAGTACCTCGGTGATCCTTGGGCGGACTTCTCCAGCATCACGGCGGGAACGGCGTTCGACCCCCTGACAAGCATCAGCCCTTCGGCGCCGGCCGCTCCGAATTTCTCGGATGTGGAACTCGGCACCTATCCCGACATCACGGCGGATATGTACTCCAGCCCGATGGAGAGCTTTGCGCCCGTGGATACGGCGCCGGTCAATCTTTCCGATGTTCCGACAGGTCCGCAGCCTTCCGGCTTCTCGGCGGGCTTGGGCGAAGGGCCATGGGGTGCAACGCCTGACTTCTCCGCTCCCTCGCTGGAAGCCCGCAACGCCATGGACCGTTTCAACGGCGCCATGCAGGTGCGCAACACCACGGCGCCGGATTTGACGAACGAGGCCATCGCACAAAGCCTGATGAACGAGATCGCGCCACAGACGCCGGCCATGGCTCCGGCTCCCGTGGCTTCGGTGACGCAGGCCCCCTCGGTTTCGTCAACGGCTCCGATGGGCGATATCCCCGACGAGTTTGGGCCGAACTTCCCGTCTGCGACACCGCAGTCAGCCCCTCAGGCTGTGACACGGGCCGCGCCTCAGTCCGCTCCGGTCTCGCTGCCGTCCGCTCCGGCTCCCAGCCCGACGCGCACACAGCAGCAGGTGGCGAAGGACTTCGACCTCCCGTCGTTCGATCTCGGCTTGCCGTCGCTGCCGTCTCCGTCCTTGCGGGGTATCGGCTCAACGTTGGGCCTGATGGACCCGATTGAAAAAACGTCCTTCATGGACGCCATGGCTAATCCGCAGATCGCACAGGGCTGGTCTCCCGGCTTCCTCGATACGAGGCTCGGCAAGGCGACGACAGGCGCGGCGATGGGCTTTCTCACAGGTGGTCCGTTCGGCGCGGTGACCAATGGGCTGTATAGCGGGCTCGACATTGGCGGCATGTTCTCCAATGCCTTCGACCGTTACGCGAACGCCTATTCCAACCTGACGCCGGACGATTTTGCGGCGTTCGGTCTGGACGGCAACTGGACGGATCGAGAGCCGACGCGAAACACGGGACGCGAGAGCGGAGCCCGCGTGGGCGACGGATCGTATTCCGAGTTCAGTGGGTACAACGACAATAATCCGCAGGGTATTCTTTAA
- a CDS encoding gp53-like domain-containing protein, whose translation MPVTSWSTTASANATADSASGIIFSEGQAPSSLNDSMRALMAVIKGDFANSLAGTGYQKLPNGLILQWGTTVGTTNANGNFVITFPIAFPTAVRTVIPVNGDQEVITLGAQSIGVINSVTTTTSFAVSVRPNPGSGAGFRINWLAIGQ comes from the coding sequence ATGCCAGTTACCAGTTGGTCCACCACGGCCAGCGCCAATGCCACGGCCGACAGCGCGTCGGGAATTATCTTCTCCGAAGGCCAAGCCCCGTCCTCGCTGAACGACTCCATGCGGGCTTTGATGGCCGTCATCAAGGGAGACTTTGCCAACAGCCTTGCCGGCACTGGGTATCAGAAGCTCCCCAATGGGCTTATCCTGCAATGGGGAACGACGGTCGGCACAACGAACGCGAACGGCAATTTTGTAATTACCTTCCCAATCGCATTCCCGACAGCCGTCCGCACGGTCATCCCGGTGAACGGCGACCAGGAGGTTATCACCCTAGGCGCACAGTCGATTGGGGTTATCAACAGCGTTACAACCACCACCAGCTTTGCCGTCTCAGTCCGCCCCAATCCAGGCTCGGGTGCCGGGTTCCGTATTAATTGGCTGGCGATTGGACAGTAA
- a CDS encoding glycoside hydrolase family 108 protein, with protein sequence MAAPTLERSLALVFGHEGGLSMDRADRGNWTSGVVGQGQLKGTKYGISAMAYPTLDIKNLTLEAAASIYRRDYWAKVRGDALPAGVDHAVFDFAVNSGPARAAMALQKCVGVADDGHVGPLTLAAVNRQNPATLITKLCGERLTFLRKISTWPKYGKGWTKRVQKVEREALSMAAAPIPDVEPISEPPKTSWLATLLAGLFKRNAA encoded by the coding sequence ATGGCAGCACCGACACTTGAGCGGTCGCTGGCGCTTGTCTTCGGCCACGAAGGCGGTCTTAGCATGGACCGCGCCGACCGAGGCAACTGGACCAGCGGCGTCGTCGGTCAGGGGCAATTGAAGGGGACGAAGTACGGCATCAGTGCGATGGCGTACCCGACCCTTGACATCAAGAACCTGACCTTGGAAGCGGCGGCTTCCATCTACCGTAGAGACTATTGGGCGAAGGTGAGGGGCGATGCTCTTCCGGCTGGCGTTGATCACGCAGTGTTTGACTTCGCCGTCAACTCCGGCCCCGCCCGTGCGGCCATGGCGCTTCAGAAATGCGTGGGTGTCGCTGATGACGGGCATGTCGGGCCTCTCACGCTGGCGGCCGTCAATCGGCAGAACCCGGCAACGTTGATCACCAAACTGTGCGGCGAGCGCCTGACGTTCCTCCGCAAGATCTCGACCTGGCCGAAATATGGAAAGGGTTGGACCAAGCGCGTTCAGAAGGTCGAACGGGAAGCTTTGAGCATGGCCGCCGCACCGATCCCTGACGTAGAGCCGATCTCTGAACCTCCGAAAACCTCCTGGCTTGCCACTCTCCTGGCCGGCCTCTTCAAAAGGAATGCCGCATGA
- a CDS encoding metallophosphoesterase, translating to MRLTPEQIEETKAAVARHGGNKAAIARDLGLTRSTVANRLERVLAASSAANSNEKPRVRVPYLRAVETPPVLKEEAEAIRVCVIGDLHVAPGQDLSRLKWIARHIGETQPDHIVQIGDWASFDSVSTHDPIGSVKAKSRPSLRHDMECLRESLKLFDSELGPSTIPRIITLGNHEDRVRRYQDLRSELEDSLWIDVLQDFAQFRWKTYDFGKVTFIGGVGFVHVPLNVIGKPHSSPNIMGNNLAHDLIKGHSHRATYQTFAKIGEGQGVTLIDVGTSLPHGHVEPYAKLSQTSWWYGVHDVIIRNGRIDDFARVSMKTLQERYA from the coding sequence ATGCGGCTGACCCCTGAACAGATCGAAGAGACCAAGGCGGCTGTAGCCCGGCATGGCGGCAACAAAGCTGCTATCGCCCGTGATCTTGGGCTCACCAGAAGCACAGTCGCCAACCGGCTTGAACGTGTACTGGCTGCCAGTAGTGCGGCGAACTCGAATGAGAAGCCTCGCGTCCGTGTGCCTTACCTGAGGGCGGTTGAGACTCCTCCGGTGCTGAAGGAAGAGGCCGAGGCTATTCGGGTTTGCGTGATAGGCGATCTGCACGTTGCCCCCGGTCAGGATCTCTCCCGGCTGAAGTGGATTGCCCGGCATATCGGGGAGACCCAACCCGATCATATCGTTCAGATTGGGGATTGGGCATCATTTGATAGTGTCTCGACCCATGATCCAATCGGTTCCGTCAAAGCTAAGAGCCGCCCCTCGTTGCGGCACGACATGGAGTGCCTCCGCGAGAGCCTCAAACTGTTCGACAGTGAGCTTGGCCCGAGCACCATTCCCAGAATTATAACACTCGGAAACCACGAAGACCGAGTTCGCCGTTACCAAGACCTCCGCTCTGAGCTTGAAGACAGCCTTTGGATCGATGTCCTTCAGGACTTCGCTCAATTTCGGTGGAAGACTTACGACTTTGGCAAGGTCACGTTCATCGGTGGCGTCGGGTTTGTCCATGTTCCCCTCAATGTAATCGGCAAGCCTCACAGCAGCCCGAACATCATGGGGAATAATCTAGCGCATGATTTGATTAAAGGCCATAGCCATCGCGCAACGTATCAGACGTTTGCAAAGATAGGTGAAGGGCAGGGCGTTACTTTGATCGATGTGGGAACTAGTCTTCCACACGGACACGTCGAACCTTACGCAAAACTATCACAAACCTCTTGGTGGTATGGCGTACATGATGTTATTATTCGGAATGGGCGCATTGATGACTTTGCGCGTGTTTCGATGAAGACATTGCAGGAGCGTTACGCATGA
- a CDS encoding dATP/dGTP diphosphohydrolase domain-containing protein, whose translation MQVGRMQVAAFKKDDAGKPRWSLLPWDVLLGVVHILGFGADKYGPDNWCAGADWSRYYNSTQRHLIAFWMGERADPESGRSHLLHAICGLLFLAAYEIRGIGKDDRPSLSADPSPSTASDKS comes from the coding sequence ATGCAGGTCGGCCGAATGCAGGTTGCGGCATTCAAGAAAGACGATGCCGGCAAGCCCCGCTGGAGCCTCCTGCCGTGGGACGTGCTCTTAGGCGTCGTCCATATCCTCGGCTTCGGAGCTGATAAATACGGCCCTGACAACTGGTGTGCCGGCGCCGACTGGTCCCGGTATTACAACTCCACCCAGCGGCATCTCATCGCCTTCTGGATGGGGGAGAGAGCAGACCCGGAAAGCGGGCGCTCCCATCTCCTTCACGCGATCTGCGGCCTTCTCTTCCTGGCAGCCTATGAAATACGCGGGATCGGGAAGGATGACCGGCCTAGTCTTTCGGCCGATCCGTCCCCATCAACCGCCTCTGATAAGTCTTAA
- the hemA gene encoding 5-aminolevulinate synthase: MDYQNFFTSALDRLQAERRYRVFADIERLAGRYPQAIWHSHEGPRPITVWCSNDYLGMGQNRDVTRAMVEAAWRLGTGAGGTRNISGNSNPIVALEAELADLHGKEAALVFTSGYVSNQTGISTLAKLIPNCLILSDALNHNSMIEGVRQSGCDKAIFRHNDLDHLEELLRAAGDRPKLIVFESVYSMDGDISPIHAICDLAERYGAMTYIDEVHAVGMYGPRGAGIAEREGAMHRIDVIEGTLGKAFGVMGGYLTGTKAVMDAIRSFSPGFIFTTALPPAVAAAATASIRHLKTSSAERQQQQRQVARTKAVLSGVGLPVLDTVTHIVPVMVGDAEACKAASDRLLDKHGIYIQPINYPTVPRGTERLRITPGPFHSNAHIDALAAALVEVWTALRLPLEPKVQAAE; encoded by the coding sequence ATGGATTATCAAAACTTCTTCACGTCAGCCCTCGATCGCCTCCAGGCCGAGCGGCGCTACCGCGTTTTTGCCGATATCGAGCGTCTGGCCGGCCGTTATCCCCAGGCAATCTGGCACTCTCATGAAGGTCCGCGCCCCATCACCGTCTGGTGCTCCAACGATTATCTCGGCATGGGCCAGAACCGCGACGTGACCCGCGCCATGGTCGAGGCCGCCTGGCGGCTAGGAACCGGCGCCGGCGGCACCCGCAACATCTCCGGCAACAGCAACCCCATCGTGGCGCTCGAAGCCGAGCTCGCCGACCTGCACGGCAAGGAGGCGGCCCTCGTCTTCACCTCGGGCTACGTCTCGAACCAGACCGGCATCTCGACGCTGGCCAAGCTGATCCCGAACTGCCTGATCCTCTCGGATGCGCTCAACCACAACTCGATGATCGAGGGCGTGCGCCAGTCCGGCTGCGACAAGGCGATCTTCCGCCACAACGACCTCGATCACCTGGAAGAGCTGCTTCGCGCGGCGGGCGACCGGCCCAAGCTGATCGTGTTCGAGAGCGTCTATTCCATGGACGGCGACATCTCTCCGATCCATGCCATCTGCGACCTCGCCGAGCGCTACGGCGCCATGACCTATATCGACGAGGTCCATGCGGTCGGCATGTACGGCCCGCGCGGCGCCGGCATCGCCGAGCGCGAGGGGGCCATGCACCGAATCGACGTGATCGAGGGCACCCTGGGCAAGGCCTTCGGCGTCATGGGCGGGTATCTGACCGGCACGAAGGCCGTGATGGATGCGATCCGCAGCTTCTCGCCGGGCTTCATCTTCACCACCGCCCTGCCCCCGGCGGTCGCAGCGGCGGCCACGGCCTCGATCCGGCACCTCAAGACCTCTTCAGCCGAGCGCCAGCAGCAGCAGCGCCAGGTGGCCCGCACCAAGGCGGTCCTGAGTGGCGTCGGACTGCCTGTCCTCGACACCGTCACGCATATCGTGCCGGTGATGGTAGGCGACGCGGAAGCCTGCAAGGCGGCATCCGACCGGCTGCTGGACAAGCACGGCATCTACATCCAGCCGATCAACTACCCCACCGTGCCCCGCGGCACGGAGCGGCTGCGCATCACGCCCGGGCCGTTCCACTCGAATGCCCATATCGACGCCCTGGCGGCCGCTCTCGTGGAAGTCTGGACGGCGCTGCGGCTTCCGCTGGAGCCAAAAGTCCAGGCGGCCGAATAA
- the murA gene encoding UDP-N-acetylglucosamine 1-carboxyvinyltransferase, producing the protein MDRIRIRGGAPLNGLIPISGAKNAALPLMIASLLTEETLELGNVPRLADISSLLRIMSNFGVDHSIAGRRPGQSSETGQTIRLAAKSVIDTTAPYELVSTMRASFWVIAPLVARFGHAKVSMPGGCAIGTRPVDLLIMALAKLGAAIEIEAGYVVATAPKGLIGSEIDFPKVTVGGTHVALMAATLARGTTVIRNAAREPEVVDLAECLIKMGAKIQGAGTSEIVVEGVTSLGGTSHDVMPDRIETGTYAMAVAMTGGDIVLDNTRPEYLQAALDVLGQAGADVSPTHGGIRIRRNGNGIQPVDVTTDPFPGFPTDLQAQFMALMTRANGTSRIRETIFENRFMHVQELARLGAQIRLDGDSAYVDGVAGLKGAPVMATDLRASVSLVIAGLVAEGETTINRVYHLDRGFEALEAKLARCGAQIERLRG; encoded by the coding sequence ATGGATCGCATTCGCATCCGGGGCGGCGCGCCTCTCAACGGCTTGATTCCGATTTCAGGTGCCAAGAATGCGGCCCTGCCTCTCATGATCGCCAGCCTTCTCACGGAAGAGACCCTGGAGCTGGGCAATGTCCCGCGCCTCGCGGACATCTCCTCCCTGCTGCGGATCATGAGCAATTTCGGTGTCGATCACTCGATCGCCGGCCGCCGGCCCGGCCAGTCCTCGGAGACGGGACAGACCATTCGCCTGGCGGCCAAGAGCGTCATCGACACCACGGCCCCCTACGAGCTGGTCTCGACCATGCGGGCGAGCTTCTGGGTCATCGCTCCCCTGGTGGCCCGGTTCGGCCATGCCAAGGTGTCCATGCCCGGCGGCTGCGCCATCGGCACCCGGCCGGTCGACCTGCTCATCATGGCGCTCGCCAAGCTCGGCGCGGCCATCGAGATCGAAGCCGGCTACGTGGTGGCGACGGCTCCCAAGGGCCTGATCGGATCCGAGATCGACTTCCCGAAGGTGACGGTAGGCGGCACCCACGTGGCCCTGATGGCCGCGACGCTTGCGCGGGGAACCACCGTCATTCGCAACGCCGCCCGTGAGCCCGAGGTGGTGGATCTGGCCGAGTGCCTCATCAAGATGGGAGCCAAGATCCAGGGCGCCGGCACCTCGGAGATCGTGGTGGAAGGCGTGACCAGCCTCGGCGGGACATCCCACGACGTCATGCCGGACCGGATCGAGACCGGCACCTATGCCATGGCGGTCGCCATGACGGGCGGCGACATCGTTCTGGACAACACCCGGCCCGAATATCTCCAGGCCGCTCTCGACGTCCTGGGCCAAGCCGGGGCCGATGTGTCTCCGACCCATGGGGGCATCAGGATCCGGCGCAACGGCAATGGCATCCAACCGGTAGATGTTACCACAGACCCGTTCCCAGGCTTCCCGACCGACCTGCAGGCCCAGTTCATGGCGCTCATGACCCGGGCGAACGGCACGTCCCGCATCCGCGAGACGATCTTCGAGAACCGCTTCATGCACGTGCAGGAACTCGCCCGGCTCGGCGCGCAGATCCGCCTCGACGGTGACAGCGCCTATGTGGATGGCGTGGCTGGCCTCAAGGGAGCGCCCGTCATGGCGACCGATCTGCGGGCGTCGGTGTCCCTCGTCATCGCAGGTCTCGTGGCCGAAGGCGAAACCACCATCAACCGGGTCTACCACCTGGATCGCGGCTTCGAGGCCCTCGAAGCCAAGCTCGCCCGCTGCGGCGCTCAGATCGAGCGCCTGAGAGGCTAG
- a CDS encoding DUF2948 family protein, with translation MDLLRLVAFDPEDLAVISAHLQDSLLRVGDIAYLPKERRFAIQTRRYDWEADRPQRRLTCMHFENVTGVRVRGIDQTNKDAVLNLLAIAFEETNAPSGTATLIFADGGAIQVDLECIEMQMKDTGPVWAAESRPTHEEQLQPAGRP, from the coding sequence ATGGACCTCCTGAGACTTGTCGCTTTCGATCCGGAAGATCTTGCCGTCATCTCCGCTCATCTGCAGGACTCCCTGCTGCGGGTGGGCGATATCGCCTATCTGCCCAAGGAACGGCGTTTCGCCATTCAGACGCGCCGCTACGACTGGGAGGCCGACAGGCCCCAGCGCCGGTTGACCTGCATGCATTTCGAGAACGTCACGGGCGTGCGCGTCCGTGGCATCGACCAGACCAACAAGGATGCGGTTCTTAACCTTCTCGCCATTGCGTTCGAGGAGACCAATGCCCCATCGGGCACTGCCACCTTGATCTTTGCCGACGGCGGAGCCATCCAGGTGGACCTGGAGTGCATCGAAATGCAGATGAAAGATACCGGCCCGGTCTGGGCCGCCGAAAGCCGCCCCACGCACGAAGAGCAGCTGCAGCCGGCGGGGCGCCCGTAA
- the hisD gene encoding histidinol dehydrogenase, with amino-acid sequence MQRLDAREPSFPLAFAALLTAKREVSEDVDQAVRAIIEDVVARGDEALIDFTYRFDGLALQPETLRISDAEIDAAEGQCPKEALEALALAKERIETYHRAQRPQDSMSTDPLGVTLGWRWTAIESVGLYVPGGRASYPSSVLMNAVPAKVAGVPRIAMVVPTPKGETNPLVLAAARLAGVDEVFRIGGAQAVAALAYGTESVQPVAKIVGPGNAYVAAAKRRVFGQVGIDMIAGPSEVLILADRHGNPDWIAADLLAQAEHDPASQSILVTDSPALADAVEKAVERQLETLPKAEIARASWRDYGAIILIDRLENAIPLVDRLAPEHLEIETENAEELAAKVRNAGSIFLGSHTPEAIGDYVGGPNHVLPTARSARFSSGLGVLDFMKRTSILKCDADALRALGPAAITLGRSEGLEGHARSVAIRLNL; translated from the coding sequence GTGCAGAGGCTCGATGCGCGGGAGCCGTCCTTCCCGCTGGCTTTCGCCGCTCTCCTCACGGCCAAGCGGGAGGTGTCGGAGGATGTCGATCAGGCCGTCCGGGCCATCATCGAGGATGTGGTCGCCCGAGGCGACGAAGCCCTGATCGACTTCACCTACCGTTTCGACGGGTTGGCCCTCCAGCCCGAGACCCTGCGCATTTCGGATGCCGAGATCGACGCTGCCGAGGGCCAGTGCCCCAAGGAGGCGCTGGAAGCCCTGGCCTTGGCCAAGGAGCGCATCGAGACCTATCATCGGGCCCAGCGCCCGCAGGATTCCATGTCCACGGATCCGCTCGGCGTCACCCTGGGCTGGCGCTGGACCGCAATCGAATCCGTCGGCCTGTACGTGCCCGGCGGACGTGCGAGCTATCCGTCCTCTGTCCTCATGAATGCCGTTCCGGCGAAGGTCGCTGGCGTTCCGCGCATCGCTATGGTGGTGCCGACCCCGAAGGGCGAGACGAACCCGCTCGTCCTTGCGGCCGCGCGCCTCGCCGGTGTCGACGAGGTCTTCCGCATCGGCGGTGCGCAGGCGGTGGCAGCCCTGGCCTATGGGACGGAATCGGTGCAGCCGGTCGCCAAGATCGTCGGTCCCGGCAATGCCTATGTGGCGGCCGCCAAGCGCCGTGTCTTCGGCCAGGTCGGGATCGACATGATCGCCGGCCCCTCCGAGGTGCTGATCCTGGCGGACCGGCATGGCAATCCCGATTGGATCGCCGCGGACCTCTTGGCCCAGGCCGAGCACGACCCGGCCTCGCAGTCGATCCTCGTGACGGATTCTCCGGCTCTCGCGGACGCCGTGGAGAAGGCCGTCGAGCGCCAGCTCGAAACCTTGCCCAAGGCGGAGATCGCCCGCGCAAGCTGGCGCGATTACGGCGCGATCATCCTGATCGACCGGCTCGAGAATGCCATTCCCCTCGTGGACCGGCTTGCTCCCGAGCACCTCGAAATCGAGACGGAGAATGCCGAGGAACTCGCGGCCAAAGTCCGCAATGCGGGCTCGATCTTCCTCGGAAGCCACACGCCGGAAGCCATCGGCGATTACGTCGGCGGCCCGAACCACGTCCTGCCCACCGCCCGGTCCGCCCGATTCTCCTCGGGTCTCGGCGTGCTTGACTTCATGAAGCGAACCTCAATCCTGAAATGCGACGCGGACGCGCTGCGTGCGCTCGGCCCCGCGGCGATCACGCTCGGGCGCTCGGAGGGGCTGGAGGGGCATGCGCGGTCGGTTGCGATCCGCCTGAACCTTTAA
- a CDS encoding UPF0262 family protein gives MASEAQERSRLVAVTLDEASIGRGNPDQEHERAIAIYDIIEANHFALPNYEGGPYALRISLVEKKLCFEVTAQDGAHLVSHHLSLTPFRKAIRDYELICDSYYQAIRSASPAQIEAIDMGRRGLHNEAAELLMKRLDGKLILDFDTARRIFTLIFALHWKG, from the coding sequence ATGGCGAGCGAAGCGCAGGAGCGGAGCCGGCTGGTCGCCGTCACCCTCGACGAGGCCTCGATCGGCCGCGGCAATCCCGATCAGGAGCATGAGCGGGCCATCGCCATCTACGACATCATCGAGGCGAACCACTTCGCCCTGCCGAACTACGAGGGGGGGCCTTACGCCCTTCGCATTTCACTGGTCGAGAAGAAGCTCTGCTTCGAGGTCACGGCACAGGACGGCGCGCATCTCGTCTCCCATCACCTGTCCCTGACGCCGTTCCGCAAAGCGATCCGCGACTACGAGCTGATCTGCGACAGCTACTATCAGGCCATCCGCTCAGCGTCGCCGGCGCAGATCGAGGCCATCGACATGGGTCGGCGCGGATTGCACAACGAGGCGGCCGAACTCCTGATGAAGCGCCTGGACGGCAAGCTGATCCTCGATTTCGATACGGCGCGCCGCATCTTTACATTGATCTTCGCGCTTCACTGGAAGGGCTGA
- a CDS encoding arsenate-mycothiol transferase ArsC, with protein MDEPRSKRIHSVLFVCAMNAVRSVMAEAIARHYFGQSIYVQSAGVRKSDADGFTASILSEIGIDASKHKPRTLQELEEWEGLNFDLIISLSPEAHHAALELTRTIAAEVEYWPTPDPTITQGSREQVLDAYRNIRDGLMYRIRLRLKQGSTKSPDDREGA; from the coding sequence TTGGACGAGCCCCGCTCGAAACGGATCCATTCGGTTCTGTTCGTCTGCGCCATGAATGCGGTGCGTTCCGTCATGGCCGAAGCCATCGCGCGGCATTACTTCGGCCAATCGATCTACGTGCAATCCGCCGGTGTCCGCAAAAGCGACGCGGACGGGTTCACGGCGTCGATCCTGTCCGAGATCGGCATCGACGCATCGAAGCACAAGCCGCGCACGCTGCAGGAGCTGGAGGAATGGGAGGGGCTGAATTTCGACCTCATCATCTCCCTCTCGCCGGAAGCGCATCACGCGGCGCTCGAACTGACGCGGACCATCGCGGCCGAAGTGGAATACTGGCCCACGCCCGATCCGACCATCACCCAGGGCTCCCGCGAGCAGGTGCTCGATGCCTATCGCAACATTCGCGACGGATTGATGTACCGCATCCGCCTGCGGCTCAAGCAGGGCTCAACCAAAAGCCCTGATGACCGCGAGGGTGCCTAG
- a CDS encoding AzlD family protein, producing MNTAGAIIASPWGSVLAIGAMALVTFLCRIAGVVLMSRVRLTPRIERGLRALPGSIILATILPVAIDNGLPAIMALTVAIVAMIVTRIDIVGLLAGLGTLAVIRAFG from the coding sequence ATGAACACCGCCGGAGCGATCATTGCGAGCCCGTGGGGCTCCGTTCTCGCCATCGGCGCCATGGCCCTGGTGACGTTCCTGTGCCGCATCGCAGGCGTCGTCCTGATGAGTCGGGTGCGGCTCACGCCGCGCATCGAACGGGGACTTCGCGCCCTGCCCGGCTCCATCATCCTGGCGACGATCCTGCCGGTGGCGATCGACAATGGACTACCGGCGATCATGGCCCTGACGGTCGCCATCGTGGCGATGATCGTCACGCGTATCGACATCGTCGGCCTTCTCGCGGGCCTAGGCACCCTCGCGGTCATCAGGGCTTTTGGTTGA